Proteins encoded in a region of the Triticum dicoccoides isolate Atlit2015 ecotype Zavitan chromosome 3A, WEW_v2.0, whole genome shotgun sequence genome:
- the LOC119266721 gene encoding E3 ubiquitin-protein ligase SINA-like 10 — protein sequence MQGAAAEGRSRASPDQADEGSAKKPRLDMPDARVKQELVAGGGEGSPIVAAAAAAPYSLREELAVRIDKRLLHCHLCTLPFKPPVFQCKAGHLACGVCVAQLPCGQCKACVDGGGFFDPCPALDAVVSSTRIECPNPGCTRYVTYHEVADHQTACPHAPCRCTEPGCGYVGAPQALAGHLHTVHSVPVRALQYGKASQLRLPVSTPRLVLLGDDDNRVFLLTVGALGAGVTAVSVVCARASAATRPRFACKMWVNLVAASCGKEDMVLVDMHMRSSSSPGAVVAAGEPTFLVVPPMYLVPAAAAGDGDGAASMEVPLHIRIDKLSPWSDALV from the exons ATGCAGGGCGCCGCCGCCGAGGGGAGGAGCAGGGCTTCGCCGGACCAGGCCGACGAGGGGAGCGCCAAGAAGCCGCGCCTGGACATGCCCGACGCCCGCGTGAAGCAAGAGCTCGTCGCCGGAGGAGGGGAAGGGAGCCCCatcgtcgcggcggcggcggcggcgccgtacAGCCTGAGAGAGGAGCTCGCCGTGAGGATCGACAAGCGCCTGCTCCACTGCCACCTCTGCACCCTCCCCTTCAAGCCCCCCGTCTTCCAG TGCAAAGCCGGGCACCTGGCCTGCGGCGTCTGCGTCGCCCAGCTGCCCTGCGGCCAGTGCAAGGCGTGCGTCGACGGGGGCGGCTTCTTCGACCCCTGCCCCGCGCTCGACGCCGTCGTCTCCTCCACCCGGATCGAGTGCCCCAACCCCGGCTGCACCAGGTACGTCACCTACCACGAGGTCGCCGACCACCAGACCGCGTGCCCGCACGCGCCCTGCCGCTGCACGGAGCCCGGCTGCGGCTACGTCGGCGCGCCGCAGGCGCTCGCCGGCCACCTCCACACCGTCCACTCGGTGCCGGTGCGCGCCCTGCAGTACGGCAAGGCCAGCCAGCTCCGGCTCCCGGTCTCAACGCCGCGGCTCGTGCTCCTCGGCGACGACGACAACCGCGTGTTCCTCCTCACCGTGGGCGCGCTCGGCGCCGGCGTGACCGCCGTGTCCGTGGTCTGCGCCAGGGCGAGCGCGGCGACGCGGCCCCGGTTCGCGTGCAAGATGTGGGTCAACCTGGTGGCGGCGAGCTGCGGCAAGGAGGACATGGTGCTGGTGGACATGCACATGAGGAGCAGCTCGTCGCCCGGCGCCGTGGTCGCCGCGGGCGAACCCACGTTCCTGGTGGTGCCGCCAATGTACCTggtgccagcagcagcagcaggggacGGGGATGGGGCTGCGTCCATGGAAGTGCCTCTGCACATCCGCATCGACAAGCTCTCCCCTTGGTCCGATGCATTGGTTTGA
- the LOC119266722 gene encoding uncharacterized protein LOC119266722: MTVIDFIDLSDHDIIDLSSSDDETVQEDHIATQHRAASLDRQTVHVIAGEGIQDVQAAFVATSEGRQDVQAVFAAASEGRQEAADCGHALEATTSSLVTEKEPLVAASEGSQDVQAVLVAAREGSQDVQAAFVAVSEGSQEAADSGNGLEATASSLVTEKAPLDMAESHNCTRSPTSAPFPSPTSTFLKAPTFEGGDAKMVRGKVKRPRKNYHTGTPRTSPRFELKPECRNGPLEELPAEALTSEGGDAELVREKMQHPGKDYHTVTPGTSASFEPKRECHNGPVEELLAEALTSEGGDAELVRGNYCTASTC; this comes from the exons ATGACTGTAATAGATTTCATAGATCTGAGCGATCATGATATTATTGACTTGAGCAGCAGCGATGACGAGACTGTTCAGGAGGATCATATTGCAACTCAGCACCGGGCGGCGTCGCTTGATAGGCAGACTGTGCATGTCATAGCTGGTGAAGGAATCCAAGATGTGCAGGCTGCGTTTGTTGCAACTAGTGAAGGAAGGCAAGATGTGCAGGCTGTGTTTGCTGCAGCTAGTGAAGGAAGACAAGAGGCTGCCGATTGCGGACATGCTTTGGAAGCCACCACATCGTCCTTGGTTACGGAAAAAGAACCTCTTGTTGCAGCTAGTGAAGGAAGCCAAGATGTGCAAGCTGTGCTTGTTGCAGCTCGTGAAGGAAGCCAAGATGTGCAGGCTGCGTTTGTTGCAGTTAGTGAAGGAAGTCAAGAAGCTGCTGACTCTGGAAATGGTTTGGAAGCTACAGCATCGTCTTTGGTTACTGAAAAAGCACCTCTTGATATGGCTGAATCGCACAACTGTACTCGCTCTCCCACATCAGCGCCGTTCCCCA GCCCGACTTCTACCTTTCTGAAGGCTCCGACCTTTGAAGGTGGCGATGCAAAGATGGTAAGAGGGAAGGTGAAGCGTCCCAGGAAGAACTACCACACCGGTACTCCTAGGACAAGTCCTAGGTTTGAACTGAAGCCTGAATGTCGGAACGGGCCTCTGGAAGAGCTGCCAGCCGAGGCACTGACCTCTGAAGGTGGCGACGCGGAGCTGGTGAGAGAGAAGATGCAACATCCTGGGAAGGATTACCATACCGTCACTCCTGGGACAAGTGCTAGCTTTGAACCGAAGCGTGAATGTCATAACGGGCCTGTGGAAGAGCTGCTAGCCGAGGCTCTGACCTCTGAAGGTGGCGATGCGGAGTTGGTGAGAGGGAATTACTGCACTGCATCAACATGTTGA